The genomic DNA TTAAAAGTTCGACTCAAAACTCGCCTTGCGCGTTAGTTAAGTTTTAGAGCTTCACAGATGACATATATTGCGcaaattcttttctttttggttcttACCCTTACTAAAGTATCAACGAGTAATCTGATCAGATCGATCGATCCGACTCAATCCATTCAGAGATACTGCCGCATTACCGAAACAGTTATTGGCGGATGGACAATACTGGCAGTCTTTGGCTACGTGTTCCAATGCCAAACGCCACGTTGGCAATATTTCCCTAGTCACTGCCTTGGAGAGGTGAGTAAAAGTCAAGAAATCGATCCTGGATCTGAACCCTACGCTTAGAACACCTAGGGGGCCATCATGTATCCGATTATGACCATCAATATGTTAATCGATATAGCGCTTGTGGTTCTACCAACAATAATGCTCTGGAATGTCCAAATGCCGTTGCCTCGTCGCCTGAAGATCATCTCAACATTCGCGTCTCGGATTTTGTGAGTCTCCTAAGCACCCAAGCGGCATGTAAGCAGTTGAACTACAACTGACACTGGGTAGGGTCATTGTTGTTGACGGTTTCCAATTACCCTACTTGGAACAATATTTACATTCGACAGATCCCACATGTTGGTCATGGCCTCCCCCAATAGATACCGGTAGCTACACCTTGCTGAAGCGAGCATTTAGGGACAATATTCAGTTTCATCGCTTGCAACCAGTATGGCTTTTCCCTCATAATTGCTCTTCCCAAGTGGGACGTATTTATCCCATTTCGTCTTTTCTCTGCTAATTTCGTATTCTGCCTAGCAGGGTTATGATGAACGCCAACATTATTACGACATGCATCCCCAATCTGTACCGTGTCATGAACAGTCTGGCCCTTAAAATGAACAGAGTACAAATTCCGGAGGAGTTAGAGTTGAGCTCATCTCAGAGGTCCAATTGGGCAGAGCCTGGTTCCCGCGTTGTTTCTCCAATGGGGCCCAGCTCCCAAGCTGGAAAAGGTGTAATCGAGATCCTTCGCTTCCCCCGACAGGCcagtgagagagaaagcgGTACAGCTATATAGAGTACGCCTGGTTATGCCTATGGCCATGATGGGGCCGAAAGCACGAAAAGCATCATCTCATCGCATGATACAGTAGGGGAACATTTCAATGAACCAAAAGATGGGGATAATCGCACAAAGATGGTCCCCAGTGCAAAAGCATAACGACAGTTGGTGATTGAGTAAAGTACGCGTGATAATTGAGTGAAGACTATATTATTCCATACTCGTGTTTATAGTCTAGTACAATGAGGATATCTCCTTCATTAATGTCGGTTCGGCTTTTGTATGCTAATGGAAACTCGAAGTGGTTTAGCGTGCTTCTCTATGTAAAAAGTTTAAAATTAGGGGAGAAAAATTGCTGAGCCCCCGATTAGCGTCGTGCTTCGGATTAAATCATGACAACAGCCACTGCTTCTCTCCCATCCAGATTCCAGACTTATTTCCCTCGTATGTCTTGGATTGAAGCCCTAGAAGGTTAGGTAGAATGGCACCATGGGGACTTACCACCTTTGCTCTCATCACTGCAACAATCAGCGTTCTCATCAAACCTACCGGACACCCAACGTTTCGTGAAAATGTAAAGCGCAACGTATTACTCTTCTCTCCATCCCAGTCTGCATTACTCGTCGCAGTGatgctccttgatcttgtgAGCTGGAGACTCTTAAACCTCGTTGAAATACATGCCGGCTTAGCGATTTCCTGTCATTATTACTTCACGTCGGATTCTTCCGGTCTCGAGCGCAAGTTGTGGTGGCGTTTGACGCGGCGCGCGTTCCTCATTGGAGGCACAGTGCCGCTGTACGTGACCCTGCTCAAGTCCGAGAATTCtccatggatgaagatcttggcGATGCCATTAGTCGCCGATTCTATATTGATCGAACTGTTGTCATTGTTCTGGGACACTTCGGAAGCAGATTTGGGGTTCAATCGAGACTGGCCTCATCGTACGCTCGTTGTGAAAACTGCTAATCCGCCCACCCGCAAACATGAGAACAAGGGAGACGCAGATCAAAATACGAAAACAGTAGAGGACAAAGATACACCGTCGTCTAATGTTACCGCAGATGGCCTTTGCGATCGGGTATATGGGCTCTGGTCGCCGACCGCTGAGGTAGATGACAAAAAAGATCTACAATCATTGCCTCCAAATGATTCCAATTTGGAAAGGATTTTCTCCCCCACGCACCGTGCCCCGCTTGGAAAGTGTGGACAGGGGCACTGGCGGTGTCTCACCTATCTAGCAATGTACATCGCCATGCGAGTTATCCGTTGGCCCTTGATGTTTGGCGATCTGGCGTTGATCACCTGGCTTCTACACGGCGGCCTGCAACCCCTGACGCTCACTGTTGCCGATATGTTGCTGAACATCCGCCTACTTAAAGATCTGCTCACCATCTCATACATGGCATGCATTGTGTTTCTCGGGAACATCTTGATTTTCGTCGCTGTGAGGCTGCTATTCCGCCAACTGTGCCAATATATCTCGTTCTTACGGCGCGTAACGCAGTGGTTCCAAGACCTTCCCAGCGTGGCTCCAATCACCTATAAAGCTATCCACCTCTTCCAGTGGATCATTGCCATTGCTACTGTGAGCCATCTCTCCGTGATACTTGTAATAGCGGTGATCCCACAATTGTCAAGGAACATATTATCAGCTTTTATGGAGTTGATAGTGATCCCCATGTTTTACATCACAATGTATATGCTCGTCTGCGGCAGGgaaaaaccagaaaaggCCCCAGCTAACCCTGAACCCCGACTTAGAGCCGATCCAGCCCCAGAAGCAGGCCCATGTCCCAATATTACGTCCCAGGATCACACGAACGATGCAGACAACGATGCATCTAAATCCCTCCAATCTGCAAATGGAGACCGCTTCAATATATTGCGATTGGGCTTGCTTATCTCCACAACGGCCatttggtttcttttctgttaGTAGGTCGTTTTTAGACAGAATGCGTCAGATGGCTATTTGCATGGTGTTCGAGACCCGTGTGACCATGAGACTTTGTGACCCTACTGAATACATTTTGCAGGACTGGTATCAATGCTTTTGGGCCGATGTAGTCTAGCAGCATCGAAGATAAAAGTTATCCCTAAGACATAATGATCCCGAAGAACAGAACAgtagaataaaaataatagcAACACTGGCCACCCTGAATAAGACAGAAGATCCGTCATTGTTAACGCCGTACAGGGGTCCCAAGGTCCAGTGAACCAGTAGCCAACGGAAAAGACCGCGCCATCTATTATCAAGCATGCCAAGAGATACAATATCTACAGCACATTTTAAGAGACTGACCTGTTGGCATAATCCACATCGGTCGACAAAGGACGAAAGGGGAGGCCTAGCCAACTGCTATACTTTTCTTTGGAGACCGAGACGTTGTCCCATTCCCTCGCGTAGCTGTATCTACAAAGTTTCGAATACGACCTGTCCACCGCATTGTACAGCTTATGTTGAATACTGCAGGTTTCAGCGCCAGCTGGCATTTATACAAAAGTGAAAACATGATTTAGTGAGGAGGGTGACCCTCCTAACCCGGCTCGATGCAAGTAGTAATCTCTAGCAAGACGGGCAATTACTAGCAGTAATCACTGGCAGCAAGAAGGACCTGATGCTTTCAATTGTATGAGAATCCTGAATAATTTATCTCGTACCAGATGAGGATGTTATGGATGATAAGCGCCACAggtttatcatcatcactctcgTTGCGGTATTAGCGAGGGACATTTCACTGGATATGGAAACGCAAGCCGGCAAGTAACAGTCAATGATACATGCATGAACTCAGTACACAACATCTCGTATTAATAAATCGCTCACCAAAATGCTGACGAGGATACAACGACTCAATAAAAAGTCAGCGCGAAAGGTAGCCACTCAGTCACTCGAATCTACAAGGCAGAACACATCACCAGCAGCCAGTAACTACATGATGCGTCTTCCACGAAAGCGTATTCATGACAGTGAGTGATTTCCTCCTGACATTCCATGTCCAGGTAAAGCGTAAATAGAGGCAGTGGTATGTGCCAGAAACAGTACTTTGCCTCATACAATAGAAAACCAAGCTTCCAAGAGAACAATCGTGCTGTATCGCTGCAGAATAAACGTGTTCACCAAATCCTGTATGCTAGATACCGACTGCATTCGTTGGTCCTTCTCATAGTATTCAGTGCGCTAATTGGTCATCAGATCCAAGAAACACGCTATCATGGCCCATCACGTATCTAGCGTCGCCTGGTCAGCTAACAGACTCGACGTCTTCGGCATTGGCACTGATAATGCCTGCTGGCATATGTGGTGGAATGCTTCCAGCTGGGGTGGATGGGAATCACTCGGTGGAGTGTTCAGCAGTCCCATTGAAGCTGTCAGCTGGGGCCCGAACAGGATTGACCTTTTTGGCCCTGGCACCGACAACACCTGCTACCACAAGTACTGGAATGGATCCAGCTGGAGCGGCTGGGACAAACACGGAGGGGTTGCCAGTAGTGCTGTCCGTGCCGTGAGCTGGGGTCCCAATCGACTGGGCATCATTGTACGCGGCACAGATAATGCCTGCTGGCACAAATGGTGGAACGGCTCGAGCTGGGCCGGATGGGAGTCACTCGGCGGCAAGATAAACAGTTGCGTTGAGACCATTAGCTGGGGACGCAACAGGCTAGATCTGTTCACCTTGGGTACCGACAACGCTGTCTGGCATAAATGGTGGAATGGAAGCAGTTGGGGTGGATGGGAGAGCCTTGGAGGTGTCGCTACCAGTCCTGTCTCCGCTGTTTCTTGGGCCTCTAACAgtattgatctctttgtcaAAGGCACTGATAATGCTTTGTGGCAAAGATGGTGGGATGGTACCAACCGGGGTGTCTGGGAGTCCCTTGGTGGAGTCGTTACTAGTGATGTCAAAGTTGCTAGCTGGGGCAAAGATCATCTGGATGTATTTGTGCGAGGGTCTAAGAATGACGCTTGGCATATATCCTGGCACAATGGTAAATGGGGCCAATGGGGTCGACTCGGTGACAAGACCTTGTTTAGTGCAATCTCAGCTGTGTGCTGGGGCGTTGGTCGACTGGATCTTTTTGCAGTTGCGACTGACAAAAACGCCCTTTTGCATCAGGCATGGGACGGCAAAGCTTGGCGAGGGTGGGAGAGCTGTGGTGGGATCTTGCTCAGCCAGCTTCGGAACGTTTAGACTGGTCCTCTTTATGAGTGATTCTTGCTATATTGGATAAAGGATCGGCGATCATTCATATACTCGTCCTTAATATGATGTGCCTAATCTATTTCCACTGTAATGAATGAGATGACCGTCGCTGGATTGCCGTAGATGACATTTTTTCACAGATCTAACAGATCATGCATGCGACAGGGCGATGACTAGCTTGTGCCTTGCATAGCACGCATTGATCGCATACGGTGGATTTTGTTCCACGTGACATCAATCAGGGCGGGTAAAGGAACTGCAGCAGCCTGCTTTTAACTTACATTCAAGTCCGCCCATTGAAGCAAAGGATCAGACGGATAGCACACTTAGTGTTGCTGTAATTACCTTTGTTCCAGCAGTGTCTTGAACCTAGAGTATACGCTCTTTCCACCGGAGATTAAGGCTTATTCAAGAAGTCGAACCCATACTGAACTTTGGGTCATTAGTTATTAGTTCTTTCTTGTCATACGAACGACTTCGCATTCCCAAGACTCTAACAAGATCTATTACAATCACAGACTGGGAAAGAGACATTCAAGCGCCCATTCGCGCCGTTTGTTACTTTGCAAAACCATAGTCACGACTCACAATGAACTACCGACAACAAACTTGCTTGACCGGCTACCGCAAATTAGGGTGGGTCTTATATCTTTTGTACGAGTTACCTAAGCATAAGAAGCCTGACATGCACTATATTATGTATTCATGTTGGTTTGTATTACTTTGTTTGCTCCCTGACATAAGACGAGACTGGCGCACTCGCGAGGTAGGTAAGCCGGGTTATGACCCCACATACCAACATGTTTCGAAAGAAAGTTATCGGTAAGCATGTAACTTCGGGGCGAAGTATGTAACAAGGAGCAATGCTATGCCATTACGTATGTACTACTACCTACTCGGTTTCTTAGATAAGCATGCTTACTGTCAGCACCAAGAAACTAAGTTTAACGGTTACTCAGCCTTATACTCGAATATCGGGCAATCTACCACCCCCTCACAGGGCTCTTAACAAGTTCTCCTATGATTTATGGCAAATACAAGGGAAAAATGGGCTTAATCACCGTACTTTACGGCTTATAGTCAATGGTGTGTGTAATTGATCTTGTTTTGGAAGATAAACCCATTGGTTATTCTTATCATCCTCTAAAATACTTACCCGAACTCTGAACCTATTATAATGTTCCGAGTCCTATCACTTAATTAAGTGTCGACGAGGATATCCGATACAACATCACTTGCCAATCAAACAAACCGGAGGCTAAACattatttatttttagtttttatAAAATTTCGTTCTAATATTTGCGTAGATAATTGACAGTTTCAACAATGGAGGGCTCGTGGTGCCAAGGCCctggaaatatatatatcggaACAACGTTGGACATAATATCGAACAAGGCTGGACCAACCGCCAAGGTTAGCTTTTAATCAAGTAGGAATGGGCAAACCTCTGCAGTTATGGTGCCATTGCATAATGCATAATGATTGCTATTATAGACTCTACCCCAAAAACCAAGGAAAGCAGAAATCGAGAACCAAGAACTGGAAATCCAAAATTCAGCAAGGTTGGTGGCACCCCGCTTGATAGCGTCTCCATGGTAATCAAAGCCACGGAAACAGTTCCGTTATCTATTTGTGCAGCATCGGAGCTCCACAGCCACAATCAAGCGAGACAACAGCTACAACACAGATCGCACAATCTCTACGTCAAGAATTATTATACTAATTGATATATAATGCTTGACAAATACGAGTTCTCGTAGTCCAAACAAAGATCTTCAGATCGAGTCGTAAGCAGCCATAGGATTGAgttctctcctcccttccaTGTAGGGTTTAGACCTACGTCAGCCATGGCGGCGCATTCTTCAATCTGGCAAACCTGGCGGTGTGCTTTACTCTCCACTCTTACTCACGGACAGGTATAATAATTACCTAATGGTATCACGCCTTCACGATAGAGATGTGGCAATTCTGATATCGCGGAGTACAATTAATATAAATTGATAGGGCAGGTTTCTctcggcggagaagaagcgttGGCCGGGCGGTGCTTGTACCGAAGAAGCATAGCGGAGACGCGATTAGTCTCTCGCCGAGTCTGAATAATGTGGAGGATTGCAACTCAGGTTACATCGAGCCAAGAAGGGGTTCAATTTagggagaaggggaggaaagggttGAACACGAAGTGATGAACAGGGGAGAATATCGATATGATATGTATTTATAGTCAGCAAATACGAATTCACGAACGAATCTGAACAGAGTACAGTCAGCAGTCCGAAACAATACTTTTGTTGTGATTCGTCATTGTTGTTATTCAGGCTCTTGGCGTGCAAACCAAGCAAACAAGCATCGCAAAAGagacaaacaaacaagaaccAATTGGGAAACATTCAGAACTGACCTCCATTAACATCGACACGAGTTAAACACGGTATCTATATCGAAACCGAAGAGCGAGATGCAAGTCTTCGGCGACATATTATGCACTCCCAAAATGGCAGCCTGATTATCGTCTTGGCCGAGTCGGTGTCGCATCCCGAATTAGAATAGTGGTCTCCACATCCCCTGACGATCGCATCTCACCTTGCATTCTGATAAGCCAGGGTGCTCGATGCCTCCATCACACCATGTAACTATGTGCTGCGGGCTTGGCTGGATCCCCAAGGGTCAATCCAATCATGCTGGCCCAGCGAGGAGGGTCCCGACGGACGTCCGGCGCATTCATTGATTGCTCAATGGTATGCAGAGTCAGCTGCAAGCGATGACAGTGCACTATCGATAACAATCACGCGAAGGCTGGTCGTCTAGCCTGAAAATAAATACTCTCCGCATTCTCCCCCTCGTCTTTCCCCTCTACAACCATTGTCCGCCATTAATTGCAATTCAGTATGTTCTTCAGTCGTGGAGCGCTTTCGCTCGCAGTGCTTTCACTGCtcagctcctccgccgcAGGGGAGGCTTTTGAGAAGCTGTCTGCCGTTCCAAAGGGTATGCCCCCCTTGATCCTCCTCATGCTCGAAAAGCATGAGTTTCATCGGTAGTCGGTCGCAAAACTAATTTCTTATTAGGATGGCACTATTCTAGTACCCCTAAAGGCAACACTGAGGTTTGTCTGAAGATCGCCCTCGCGCAGAAGGATGCTGCTGGGTTCGAAAAGACCGTCTTGGAGATGTCGGATCCCGACCACCCCAGCTACGGCCAGCACTTCACCACCCACGACGAGATGAAGCGCATGCTTCTTCCCAGAGATGACACCGTTGATGCCGTTCGACAATGGCTCGAAAACGGCGGCGTGACCGACTTTACCCAGGATGCCGACTGGATCAACTTCTGTACTACCGTCGATACCGCGAACAAACTCTTGAATGCCCAGTTCAAATGGTACGTCAGCGATGTGAAGCACATCCGCCGTCTCAGAACACTGCAGTACGACGTCCCCGAGTCGGTCACCCCTcacatcaacaccatccaaccGACCACCCGTTTTGGCAAGATTAGCCCCAAGAAGGCCGTTACCCACAGCAAGCCCTCCCAGTTGGACGTGACCGCCCTTGCTGCCGCTGTCGTTGCAAAGAACATCTCGCACTGTGATTCTATCATTACCCCCACCTGTCTGAAGGAGCTTTACAACATTGGTGATTACCAGGCCGATGCAAACTCGGGCAGCAAGATCGCCTTCGCCAGCTATCTGGAGGAGTACGCGCGCTACGCTGACCTGGAGAACTTTGAGAACTACCTTGCTCCCTGGGCTAAGGGCCAGAACTTCTCCGTTACCACCTTCAACGGCGGTCTCAATGATCAGAACTCCTCGTCCGATAGCGGTGAGGCCAACCTGGACCTGCAGTACATTCTTGGTGTCAGCGCTCCACTGCCCGTTACTGAATTCAGCACCGGAGGCCGTGGTCCCCTCGTTCCTGATCTGACCCAGCCGGATCCCAACTCTAACAGCAATGAGCCGTACCTTGAGTTCTTCCAGAATGTGTTGAAGCTCGACCAGAAGGACCTCCCCCAGGTCATCTCGACCTCCTATGGAGAGAACGAACAGGTAAGCCACTCCTCCACCGTTGATCCTTGAAACACATACTAAACAGTATTTAGGAAATCCCCGAAAAGTACGCTCGCACCGTCTGCAACCTGATCGCTCAGCTTGGCAGCCGCGGTGTCTCcgttctcttctcctccggTGACTCTGGTGTTGGCGAGGGCTGCATGACCAACGACGGCACCAACCGGACTCACTTCCCACCCCAGTTCCCCGCCGCTTGCCCGTGGGTCACCTCCGTCGGCGCCACCTTCAAGACCACTCCCGAGCGCGGCACCTACTTCTCCTCGGGCGGTTTCTCCGACTACTGGCCCCGTCCCGAATGGCAGGATGAGGCCGTGAGCAGCTACCTCGAGACGATCGGCGACACTTTCAAGGGCCTCTACAACTCCTCCGGCCGTGCTTTCCCCGACGTCGCAGCCCAGGGCATGAACTTCGCCGTCTACGACAAGGGCACCTTGGGCGAGTTCGACGgcacctccgcctccgcccCGGCCTTCAGCGCCGTCATCGCTCTCCTGAACGATGCCCGTCTCCGCGCCGGCAAGCCCACTCTCGGCTTCCTGAACCCCTGGTTGTACAAGACCGGCCGCCAGGGTCTGCAAGATATCACCCTCGGTGCTAGCATTGGCTGCACCGGTCGCGCTCGCTTCGGCGGCGCCCCTGACGGTGGTCCCGTCGTGCCTTACGCTAGCTGGAACGCTACCCAGGGCTGGGATCCCGTCACTGGTCTCGGAACTCCCGATTTCGCCgagctcaagaagcttgcCCTTGGCAACTAAAAatttttttatatagatatagcAGATACCACTTTGTACAATGTGTCTTAGATGCGACTCAATACAACTGTTCATAAATTACCATGATCGAATTAAGGTTGTAATCCTCGTCCGCTTACGTGAGGGTAAACTATGGGGTACAGGACATGGTCAAACTCTAGCCTTACCAAGCTGACGCCACATTAGCGATATGATTCTGCATAAATGATGATCTCAGTAatctccaaagccaaaaATGGCGATCTAACACTCAGTCTCGTCGCCGAGAGAACATCTCCACGTAACacaagataaaaataacaTTAAATAGACCCATACTAAAAAAAGCCTCCGATGTCATAGCTAACCATAACATCACCTACCAACAACCAcaataattaatatatacaCAGACCCACGAGAAATCATAACTCATTACTACACAAACCAGATCCGCCCCCTTCACCTCCACACCCAACAAAAAACATCTacaaaaccaacaaagccccaacagcaacagcccccATCTCTAACCCCACATAACCCGTAATAACAGGCGCAGCATTAGCAGACCCCGTCTCCCCACCCTGCGCAAAGCTCGTAGACGAAGCAGTCGTTCCGACACTATCATTCGCACTAGCAGAGCTAGACCTCGAACTGGACCTCGAAGTAGAACTAGACGTAGACCGAGTTTCCTCCGCCGATGTCGTCCGAGACCTAGAACTCGAGTCTGCGCTTGAGCTGGAGCTTGAATCCTCATCAGATGTAGCAGTAGCGGTGGATTCGGTGGATGTCATGGTGCGTGTGGATCTGGAGGTTGTAGTTGATGTTATAGTTGTAGTTGCGTCTGAGGTTGCGGGGGCACCGGTGTTGAACATCGTGCTGTCGGCTGGGGAGTGGACTGTTATTCTGGTTGCTTCGCCGGTGCAGCGTCTGTATTGTTTAGCTTGTTTCCAAATTGAGAACCAAGGGGAGGgtggaagggaggggaaaggtACCCAATAAACCCATTACAACATCCGACGAAGACGTTACCCTGGAATTGGCAGCGTTCTGCGAGATTACAGCCGACTTGGTGGTTTCGTTAGTATATCTCATCAATATCACAAAACATCCCATCCACAATAGATGCCTCATAACCGGGATACGGCATTCAATAACTCCcagagacaaagaaaaaaagaaggtaACTTACTCCCCCCATCGTCATGCGCACAACAATTCGGCGAACACCCAGTTCCACAACACTGACCGAACAAACACTGTCCTCCGTCAGAACATGTAgctctcttctccagccCGGCCTCTTCAATAGGCGTGAACTCCCTACTAGCCAGGATCGGGGCCCTGAGTGCCTGCGCCTGTTCTTGTTCTACCTGGGCAGCGGCGCATTGGTGGTAGAATGTGACAGAGGCCAGGAAGATCGATAGTGTATTGGCGAAATACATTCTTTTGTAGATTAATCCAACTATATAAAGTCCGAACCACGATATATGCAATtaagaccaagaaagaacaaaaaaagaaaccgTGAAAATCCTCCAAGCCGTCGAGCAATGTCGTATTTAAGTCTTCAGCCTCAACGTGCCTCAAATTTCGTTGCGCTTGGATGTCTCGTATTCGAGCTTGGCGAGGGTCCATTGATCCTCAGTATTGGGGCTACTTGTGAAGATCCTAATACGTAGAGGGTATAGAGTGAGTTCGCTTATTTTAGGGCCTCGTATTGAATATTTATTcgtatttttctttgtcattATGTGACGCAGGGTTGAGTCAAAGTTTTGAGATCGTCTGTAGAGTGGATGTGACATTTTCCAGAAGAGTGTTTCCTACGATTAATAGATGGATTCGGTACTGCTGTGGACAGGTTAAGCCTTGTGGCGGGTGGATACCGTGGTATTCTGTCAGTGATGGGTAGGGCTGGGGTGGATCTTTGCCCCGAGTGCAGAATTTATAGCTCACTTTGAGCTCGGAAATTGTTTAAGAGAATGAATTTTTCGCTACAGATATCTTCTTTACATATGCAGCGCGATGTATACCATTGCAGCACAGGCAGCGACATGGGAAGCCAAACTGAAGGGACTGTAACTAACCCGACTACCATTAGAAGGACCGAGGGATATTCACCTCGACTTGGTTAAGATGATCGGCGCGCTTGATATGGGTGAGCTTTTAAATCGGTGTCTGCCGACGAGGAGACGACGCACAGTCCCAATGAGTCTGGAGTTTCAGGGCGTTGTAGGGAAAATAAGGACGATCTTTGAGCATGAACATAGAGTTGTTTCTCTGTTCAAAAAGGCCGGGGGTGATGTTATATGGACGACATTTAAATTGAACTGGGCACTATTAAACTGGGTTTGACTGTCTCGAAGGACCCCAGTGAAACATTGAGTATATAGTGAGAAAGACAGTTAGACAAGTCTCAGAATATAGGCTAGGGGCTGTGAAGATCCTTATGAACGTTTCCCTCAATCTATGTAGAGTACCGTCCTAATGGGGAGCACTGCATTATCAGTGGATGACGCGCAGCAAGTAGCCCTAATATCTCAACGTCAGTCTACATAGTTACGGCGAACTCCGCTATGGTACGGCTAGGCCTTCAGTGGCTGAGCAACATGGACAGTACCGAGTAGCTTATCATTAAGCTGTTGACAAAGACAGATAAAAACAAAGATCCAATATCCTGCGATCACGCtaattatataatataccTGACATGAAGGCATCGTCCATAATGGCGAGCCGTATTCCTAACATCAAAGATAAACAATCggtctatttcttcttcgaatcCGGCTCAACTGTCCCTTCATTCTCCAAGCGTTGCGCCACAATCATCTGCGCAATGGCATCCTCCGTCTTCAGATACGTGCGACTTCCCTGAAGGAACCAAAAGCCGACAGATACCACCAGCATTACTCCAAAGACGGCAATGGCGTAGTTCATATCACCCGCCGGTGGATTCGGTGAaccagggaagaagaagaataccgTTGTGATGGCACAGTAGATAATGCTGATCCAGTTCAGAGGCTTGCCCCATCGCCCAAGATTGAATTGGCCCGGTGGCAGTTTATCCCGTCCGACGACGAGCAGAGCGGCGATGGGCATGCCGTAGGAGATGGTGAGGGCGATTGTGCTCACACTGAGAATGGCTTCGAGCACGGTATTTGCGAAAAGATACAGGATTCCGACCAAAGCGATTAGAACGCCCTGGAACCAGAGTGACCGCGCGGGCACTCTCCACACGGGGTCCACGTGGCTGAGGTAGCCGCTCCAGGGTAACCCGCCGTCGCGCGCAAATCCCCATGTCAAGCGAGATGCGGTGGTTAGGATACCGATGCCTTGTCCCAGGCCGTTAAAGATAAATAATGCGATCAATGTCGCGCCGCCTTTCAATCCGATCGTCTCGAGCATCAATTCAATGAAAGGTAGTCCGCTGGGTGAGTCGACCACCTTATCGACATCCTGGATA from Aspergillus oryzae RIB40 DNA, chromosome 7 includes the following:
- a CDS encoding uncharacterized protein (predicted protein), which translates into the protein MLLDLVSWRLLNLVEIHAGLAISCHYYFTSDSSGLERKLWWRLTRRAFLIGGTVPLYVTLLKSENSPWMKILAMPLVADSILIELLSLFWDTSEADLGFNRDWPHRTLVVKTANPPTRKHENKGDADQNTKTVEDKDTPSSNVTADGLCDRVYGLWSPTAEVDDKKDLQSLPPNDSNLERIFSPTHRAPLGKCGQGHWRCLTYLAMYIAMRVIRWPLMFGDLALITWLLHGGLQPLTLTVADMLLNIRLLKDLLTISYMACIVFLGNILIFVAVRLLFRQLCQYISFLRRVTQWFQDLPSVAPITYKAIHLFQWIIAIATVSHLSVILVIAVIPQLSRNILSAFMELIVIPMFYITMYMLVCGREKPEKAPANPEPRLRADPAPEAGPCPNITSQDHTNDADNDASKSLQSANGDRFNILRLGLLISTTAIWFLFC
- a CDS encoding uncharacterized protein (predicted protein) — protein: MAHHVSSVAWSANRLDVFGIGTDNACWHMWWNASSWGGWESLGGVFSSPIEAVSWGPNRIDLFGPGTDNTCYHKYWNGSSWSGWDKHGGVASSAVRAVSWGPNRLGIIVRGTDNACWHKWWNGSSWAGWESLGGKINSCVETISWGRNRLDLFTLGTDNAVWHKWWNGSSWGGWESLGGVATSPVSAVSWASNSIDLFVKGTDNALWQRWWDGTNRGVWESLGGVVTSDVKVASWGKDHLDVFVRGSKNDAWHISWHNGKWGQWGRLGDKTLFSAISAVCWGVGRLDLFAVATDKNALLHQAWDGKAWRGWESCGGILLSQLRNV
- a CDS encoding S53 family peptidase (predicted protein); translated protein: MFFSRGALSLAVLSLLSSSAAGEAFEKLSAVPKGWHYSSTPKGNTEVCLKIALAQKDAAGFEKTVLEMSDPDHPSYGQHFTTHDEMKRMLLPRDDTVDAVRQWLENGGVTDFTQDADWINFCTTVDTANKLLNAQFKWYVSDVKHIRRLRTLQYDVPESVTPHINTIQPTTRFGKISPKKAVTHSKPSQLDVTALAAAVVAKNISHCDSIITPTCLKELYNIGDYQADANSGSKIAFASYLEEYARYADLENFENYLAPWAKGQNFSVTTFNGGLNDQNSSSDSGEANLDLQYILGVSAPLPVTEFSTGGRGPLVPDLTQPDPNSNSNEPYLEFFQNVLKLDQKDLPQVISTSYGENEQEIPEKYARTVCNLIAQLGSRGVSVLFSSGDSGVGEGCMTNDGTNRTHFPPQFPAACPWVTSVGATFKTTPERGTYFSSGGFSDYWPRPEWQDEAVSSYLETIGDTFKGLYNSSGRAFPDVAAQGMNFAVYDKGTLGEFDGTSASAPAFSAVIALLNDARLRAGKPTLGFLNPWLYKTGRQGLQDITLGASIGCTGRARFGGAPDGGPVVPYASWNATQGWDPVTGLGTPDFAELKKLALGN
- a CDS encoding uncharacterized protein (predicted protein); this encodes MFNTGAPATSDATTTITSTTTSRSTRTMTSTESTATATSDEDSSSSSSADSSSRSRTTSAEETRSTSSSTSRSSSRSSSASANDSVGTTASSTSFAQGGETGSANAAPVITGYVGLEMGAVAVGAFYDIGGFF